The genomic stretch GAAAAGGAGCAATCTAAAGgtaaattaaatcaaaactcaaagaatgaaaatagTATTGTTCAGAATGAAACCGATAAATGTGAACTTTGCGGtgaaaatacaaatatttcgAATTTCAGAGAGTATATTGGAAACCCCTTAgcatttatttatttattttataacAAGCTAAGTGGAGGAAACATTGAAACATACTTTACAAAAAATCTTAAAGAAATAGTTTTAGATGTTGATGGTATAGTTACACATATGAATTTTGTGGATATGATCTCAGATTTTGAGTCAGGAATAAATCAGGTCAagaattcattaaaaattacaaataaagatatttgCATTATTGGAATTGGGGGGGATGGGAGTTTTAGTACACTGGTGAATAAATTCTTGGAAAGCATTCCAGAAAACAAAAATCGCCTTATTTTTGCTGTTTTACCTTTTGGAACTGGGAATGACTGGGCAAAAAGTTTTGGATGGAGTAGCTATGGGAATATGAAGTTTATGAAGGATGATTTCTCTCCTTTAATAGATCTTGCGAGAGGAATTTTTACCTCAAATTTAATCAACTTTGATACTTGGATGATTGAGgttgaaatttttgatagTGAGGATTCCAGCTTTCAAAGAGTTAATCCAATTTCTCAAGAGCTTGAGAGggttaataataatgatgatgaaggTAAAAAGCTACTCTTATTGAAGAGAAGATGTATTAACTACTTCAGTTTTGGAGAGGAGTCTAGGGTTGGAATCACCTTTGATACTTATAGAAAGAGGAATGTTCTTTTAAATAGAGCATTATATGGTTTAGCAGGTTCCATGTTTACTGTcaatatgaataataagCATCAAAGTAATACTCCTCTTTCTCATAGTACaagaaaaatttatttagaaGACCCCGAACATCCAAATAAGGAGACTAATAATCTAGAATGTGCTTTATGTCCAAATGGTACAGTTCATTCTTCTGAAGATTCTCAAGAAAATTCTACTTGTCCAACTTTACTTAGCAGTGTTTCACTGGTTTTCCTCAATATTGAAACTTTTGGAGGAGGCGTCAAATTATGGAAGAACTCAAAGAATGTAGGACCATCCATTTCCAAAACATCGTCCAATCTTAATTTTGGTGAAATGGTTGGCAATCTTAGTTCTTTTTTGGTTAATCCTATTTCCTTGGATTTTGATACttttaaacaaataaaaaatccTAAATCAGGAGATGATGCCGAATCAAGCTCAAGATCTGAATCTGACTCAAATTATGATTTAGAGTCAGAGTCTGATATCAATCTTGATTCTGATAAATCTATTCTAGATCTAAAGGAGTCTGATATTAACAGACTAAATGAAGAGCAAAACGACCAGGATATTGACTCATTAAAAGAGGATCAATTAAACAATACTGCTAaggataatattttaaatattgtaCCAGATTCTTGTGATAAAAAGCTTGAAATTATGAGCTTTTCAGGATTAATAGATTTTAGCTCTATATTTGTACCATATATGAGTACAGCAAAAAGAGTGGGACAATTTTCGCCTTTTCAAACTGATTCACAACCTCATTTTGAAGAGGaattatcttcaaaaataagTGAATTAGAAATCCaaaattcagaaaataattccaaaagttataaaaaattaggAAACACTCTAAAGATGGACTTCTTCAATAAAGACAACTCTGAATGTAACTCTGATTTTATTGAAGTTTATTTCCAAATCGATGGAGAATACTACTTGGCAAAAGAACCAAAGCAATGCTCTGTTAAATATGACCAACAAATTAAAGTTCTAAGATGTATTATTCCATATAGCccattcaaaaatatccattaaatacaaaattattctaaTTGATCTATTCTactcaaattaatatatttctattctttatccaattcaaattatttcaaagtATTAATCAATCTAAAAATCTCTAATTCTTATCATCTACgtttatatattttcaaaatttcttATTCTTCTAGCCATTCTTTCTATTTCGGTACcacaatattttttctatattctGCATGCATACAAGGCGGGTGACTTCCCCACAAAACTATGACCGGTTTGGCGCCAATGCACTCACAAATTTGTATAAAATAAAGTAGTAAAAATAGATTGGGAGGAAAAATTGGGAGAAGATTGGAATAGTGTGGCTAGAAAttaaaaggaaaaaaattttataagAAGCCAAAAGTGTCTATGGAAAAAGGAAAATCAAGCTTATAGcaaagattttttttaattgctTGGGTGAATATACTAATACCTATTAATTTGAGATAATAAGACTGAATTTTGCATGTTGTCAATAAAACTAAAGTTTCAttaagaaaatgaaataaaatgtttaatatttttatatgtTGTACCCATGgcaatttaaataattcttcaaccgaagataaagaagaattaatttttgaacttgataaagaaaaggatTCCCAAGGAAAAAGTTTAAGTGAGACCTTTCAAAACTCTATTAGAGAGTTAAAGAAAGCAGAAACAGAGGCTCTAAAAATTGTTGAGAAGGCaaagaagaataaaaaGGATTATTTACTTCAAGCAGAGGCTGCAGCTGAAGAAATTGTTAAGCCTTACTATGAACTTGCAAATCAGGAgtataaagaaattgaagattcaCTAAACAAAGAGTTCCACATCAAGTCTTTAGAAAATATCTTGGAAATACAAGAAAGTtctgataatattgaagaaattgatctAAAGGAGAGAAAGAAGCAGACTATAGAGTATATATATTCCAAAATTTCAGATGTGAAGCttattttagaaaatcCAAAGTATGTAAAAAGCCAGTTAGAGAAGCACAAAGTTAGTAAAGTTCATCAAAAGAGACATCTAATTAGGAGTAGATTTTTGTCTTGGAGAAGTAAAGATTACACAGAAAAGGAGAAAGAGTCACAAAAGAAGCATAAACAAAccaataaagaaaaaacgATATCTTTCTCTGTTGAAAAGAAGGATTCATCAATGTCAACCATTGAATTAGATGAAGATTACTCGAGGATAGATAATTTATACGGAGCATCTCGAGTTGttaattctttcaataCAATACATTTGAATTagaatttctattttaattttaaaaaaaaatgcacATAGGattttattactttaaaaCTTGTATCTATTTCCTATTATCTAAAGAGCTATGGATTGCTCCAGAAATATAATGTAAGATTTTGGTAGAAATAATGACAAATTGCTGTGAGTAATTGCAAAATGAGGAGAAGTTACCAGTTAAATATGAGTATATAAATGAAGCAAGAAGCAAAAGTAGGGTAACTAGGACTGGAGATGTTAATACATAAGTAATCTCATCGAATCCCAAGATAATTATTAGCAAATAAATCCACCAGGGAATGTTTTGTGGTTGTCTTCCTGTTGATTGTATTAGCTGAgcttttgaaaatatactTGTAATTTCTTGTGATGCTTTagattcaatttctttaagaTTACTTTCCGATATCAAAGGTACCGAATCTAAAAATTTACCATTTCCATGATCTTTATTCAATGCAATTATTCCTGAAAGATCCTCAGAATTTTCGATAATCTTATCAAACAGATTGGAGGATCTACCAGAAAATGGAATTAGTTGGTCTTTTCTTGGGTAGAAAACATTAGTAATCTGAAGAGAGTTATTTTTAGCTTTAATGAAGAGTTCCTTCATTATCTTAGCATCCTCTCCTATCCATTGTCTGGGTACTCCATCCTGATCAAGCTCAAATTCGCTTTTAAATCTATctacaatattaatatggAAATACTTTGACTGTTGTTGGATTAATTGTATGAACTTTAATACAAGTTGAAGAgcaatttcttcttctaaacCAGAAGAAGTGAATTCATTCATATTAGAATTCTTAAATAGAGTAATCCATTGTTGTTCATATTTGGAAACAAGAAGTCTATGGATATTGACTATAGAGGAACCAGTTAGCTCCCAAAAATCATCTAATTTGAGTTTTGGATcagaaagaaaatgatcGCCAAGAAGAGGAGAGATCTCTTTCAAAATATCCTTAATTAAACTCTCAAAGAACTCTTCAACAAGCTTTTCATAAATCTTCTTGGAGTGGATCTCTAAAGTCTCACTTAGTAACTTTCTTTGTTCTTGAGTATTATAAGTAGCTAAGAAAACTTCTTTTCCTTGAGAGTTTAGAGAGATTTCATTCAGAATATCAGGAAtacatttttctttaataggAGAGATAAGATGCTGCCTAGATATCACACTTGGGAATTCAGTTTTCCATTTTAAAGATAAGGAGTCAAATTTAAGAAGTTCTTTATTTACCCAAGAAGATGAATCAAAGGACACATAGTGGCTTTCTTCATTGCTTTCTTTATCATATTGTACTTGATGGTCTTCAATTCCTTTCTTATAGTAATCAAGAATGTTAGTATATTGTCTCAGATCTTGTCTCTCCAGAGACATCCTAGAATTGACAGCATTTTGGAATTCATGGAATATAAATACCAACAATGAGATGGAAGTATTAGTGGACATTTCATGGTCATATTTAGAAGCAACTTCAAAGTATGCTGCTAATGAATTTTCAAGTACTAATAAAGTGCAATCAGAGAATTCATTGAATCCAAATTCTCGTTTCTCCATCTTTTTCTGTAAGTCCTTAATAGACTTCTTATACTCATCTAAGATATCATCTTTTGCTTGTTCACATCTAAATCTTGAAACAAGCTTGATTTGAGACGGTATATTTAGCTCTTGGCAATCCACAATACACTTCCAGACAGTTTTACAATACATCTCAAGCCCTTCTAAGGGAATACGTCTGGTATAATCCTTTGGTAGAATGGATGTAGTTAGATCATACCTGATTGTAGCAACAACTTGCTTAAATCCATCATAATCATTTGGTAAAGATGGGATTCCATATACTTTGACTTCAAATATATCAGAGAAGGAAGCAGGAATTTGATTTCCAAGAGAATTCTGTGACTCAGCAACTTGTCTCCAAAGTAAATCCAGAATCTGAACAACTTTCCTTCCAAGCATTTCATCGTTATcattaatagtaatatcTCTAACGGCAAATAGTAAGGTAGTCTTTCTGATATTTCCTCTAGTTATTCCATTTTGGTCAAGTTTAAGACTAAACCAAGAATTTAAGATAGTTTTTAAAAGACCAAAGTTAGAAGAACTATAGGTAGTTAAATTCATCAATGGGATATTTAAGATCATACAGTCAGAAACTGCGAGAGAAAATAGGGCAGCTCTATTTTCAAAAGTAGCTCTGTCTTCACCCCTCTCTAAACTATCAGTACCTTCAACATCCCAAATTAAAATAGGAGAGTTAAAACTCTCTGTTCCACATCCAAGCCATAAACCTTTAGTTGTCTGGCAGTATCCAGATGTAAGTTTATCTAGAACCTTAAAATGAGTGCCAAAGAGAGTATTCAGTAAAGTACTCTTCCCAGTACTTTGACATCCCAAAATACTAATCACATTAAATCCCAGTGTATTTTGACTAGTTGATATATCTTTAAGAACTTCTCCCACTTCTTCTTTGAAGTTGCAGTCGTAGTCAATAATTTGTCtcataatttttttttctttttttaaagtcAAAGACCCTTTTAATATGTAATTTAGCTTAAAAGGTTTTGTAttggaataaatattataaagcTATTTGGAAGAAGTAATGATTAATTATCTAGTGTCTCCTTGTAGCAAGAAACacaaatttaaatcttcCAAAGACTTTGCAAAACCAAACAACAATTTAGTTGTGgagattttcttttaattgttttGTTTATAACTTTATTTATCACCCTCACTGTTTTGGCGCGTGAACCTGGCTTCAATTCAAAGTTCAAATGATTTTTGACTTAAAAATGATCAGGCTATTATCACAGGTAAAAGCTAAATATAAGCTCTATATGAGAAAACaatcatttaaattctttcttgATTTTATGAACCTTTGTTGATCTTTCTTTGAaatgtatttttttccCACCCAATTAACATTGAAAATGCATGCAAGTTTTACCGCCAAATGTTTGaacaaaaagaattattgcTTGTATTTGATGGTGAAATAGactgaatttgaattaaataaatggGTAAATACAGATAAAATTTAGGATTTTCTTAAGATTTTCTAGAAATTAGAATAGATGATCGCTTAATATTTGTTCTGAGGTAAATGGCATTGAGAGAGATTGATCAAGAGTGAAGTTTAGTTTATCGGCTGTTTATCTGAAAGCAGGTTGGTAATACACGAAATTGAATGCTAAATGGGAACAAATGCGTTAATTTTTCAACTTATGGCTAATAAATAACTAATGGAGTTTCAGAAATTTTAATAGATATTGTGAATTGCACGGTTTTGTTGTTTTCCATTTCCAAATTAAAaactaataattaaataaagtagAAACTATGGATGAAAATTGATTGCCATTGTTTAGTTTTAATGGCGACATTAGATagggagaaaaaaaaaaatcatttttttttaggGGAAGAGGggataataatagttttatttcatttctttaaagCCAACAAAGTCATTCACAAACGGAAAAAAAACTCCAGAATTATCACAAAATCatattttatcttttaaattaatttacgCATTGTGCCAAATATTGCATGCAAGAATATGACaatctttttttcatgTCTACTATTGCTCTCCTTACTGACTCTATCTCTATCTTTTCTTGTTATCCACTCCTCTTTCATACAATCTATCAATAAGGTTTATATTTAACTGCTAtagttttaaaaaaatatatattaataaattattaaggCACACGGTTTTGGCGGTAAGttgatatattttctaatttttatGACAAAccaatagaaataaataatacaagaTTCGAAAACTTGGAGTGATagaatttattcattttataaataaaataggTTAATATCCAAGTTTTGTATCTTAATTGGTCCATACAggaattagaagaaaatggAGTTATCACTATGTTTCGAGAACCAAATGATTATTAAGGTAagtaattatatataaggattaataatagaataaCTGAATACTAAATGATTAGCTACCTTCTTCAGTAATGGAGAAACTTAGAGAGAGAAAACATGGAGAAGTAGTTGGCTCTCTTAAATATGATGAAGATGGAAAGGTATGTTACTTTTTATATATGAGAAAAAACTGTAACAATTGTTAATTTTGTCTTATATCCTTGAAATTACTCTAATATCTATAGAGGGAGTGGGAAATTCTAAACTCAAAATTTTCAGAAACTAAAACAGGTAATACAGAAACTGATtcattaaatcaaaatgaaaaaagtGGATATTTGTTTATGAATACACCAGATAAACCagataaaatttcaatgTACCCTTCCAAAATTCATACATTAGTTAGAAAAGGGAACTTTGTAACCGATGATATTAGACGTAGAATTAAAGAGAAAACTAAGAAGTCATCCACCATTGAGGATACTAAGAGAATCGTTGGAGCAATGTACGAATCAAACTCTCAACCATTCATTTATTATGATATTAAGTCTGACCAGATGTCAGACGAGCCCAGAAATAGCTCGCTTAGCTCAATATATAAGAAGAAGCCGGCCACATCAAGTAGTCAATCTTCTGCTAATATAGAAGgtaataattattcttcAGGATTAAGCTCGAGTGCAAACAATTTAAATAGTAGTTCATTAGAAAGCTTAAAGgagaatattttcaaaatattcgAAGAAAAAGGAAGCGAAGGAGTTTCACTCAAGGAAATTGAGGATAAAACAATGAAGCCCAAACATATTCTCAAGAAAAttgttgaagaaattgCAGTTCAAGCAGGTAGAGGCGGAAGAAGGCATATATGGTATTTGAAACCACAATTTATTggtaaataattcaaaaaaattttgttttatcatcacttttaaaaaatttctatttttaaaaatagtaTTTCTATTCCTAAACATTTTTTCCTGCATGCGATGTTTTTTCATTGGTGTTTGGCGCCATGTGTGGGGAAATTGAACACCTATGCAAATTTGCGTTGTCAGAATGCAAAATTGCAAATTTACCGGCGCACATaggaaataaattatcgggttttattaaatataaataaaaaaagttaattgTTTCAAAATTTCGGAATACTTGAccaaaatttatttccttACAAAATGTTTAGAAGATGGCtgttttaaaaaaagtataataaacaaaagaattaattattgcaaCAAATTCTTCATAGTGAAAAACTGAATGGTGATGTAATTTTCATTGGTTTCACTGATGAGAAGAGTATTTGGATTTTTACAAGCCTACTTTAATGGTTTTTTTGATCTAATAAAGGATGATTTTGGAACAAATGAGATAAATcacaataattttaatagtGCAATTAATTGGGTAGGtaataaaacaatattagaggcagaaattgaagaattagaagaagaaaaggaagAGGAAGGTGAAGAAGGATCGCCTAATGAGAATGTTTTCCTTTATTCAAATTGTGATGCCTATGCAGGAGAGTTTCAAATGTCCAAAAGAAATGGTTGGGGTGTTTACTTGAAATATACAGGCCAAAAATTCGAGGGACTATGGAAAGATAATGTAAGGAATGGATTTGGAATGCAAACAATTGGAAATTCAATCAAATTTGTTGgacaatttaaaaataatgaatgtGACGGACAaggaataatatttcatcaaAGTGGATTAATGTATTCAAGTAACTGGTCAAAGGGAGAGTTAGTTAAcagaaaattattatttgagaaTTGGAAGGATGAACTATTGGAGTTATTCCCTGAAAACTCAAAAGAAGAGGTAAATGAAAAGTCTGCTCAAGTtacttcaaataatattgtgGATGATAGTAATGGAATATtaaggaaaaaaattaaggATGAACTTGAAAATCTGCAAAATAAAAGTAACTTCAGGCCATATAATTTAGAGGAGAAGTCAGAAGTTACTGCAAAATCTGTAAACAATGTTAATTTtactgaaaatattattggagaAGAAGGTCGTATTCAAACTATAagttcaaaaattaataactACAATGCAATAAAAACTTTAtctaatgaaattgaaagtAAAACATTAAGTTTTTATAATACAGATAATTCTGCAGAATGCTGTTTAAGCTGGAATATGTACCAAGTTGCATATTTTGTTAAATGTATTGGATTGTCAAAATACGttaaaaactttattttgaatgaaattGATGGTTGTACATTACCTTATATTggatttgaagaattaaaagaaatggGAATTACAGAAATCACTCATATAAAGTACATTCGTATGTCACTTTCTTTGTTACTAAAGCTAAGACTTAAATGCATTAGAAAACAGACTTTCACTCCACAGAAATTGATTGATGATGAATATCTTAAAAGTTTTGAAATTCCTGCAAATGAACTTAATTTAAAGTGTAGGATTGGGGAAGGAGGATATGGAAAAGTATACAAAGCAATTTGGACAACTAGAGGAATCACAGTTGCAGTAAAAGCGTTTAGAAGAAGAGATAAGCATGCTTTGGCTAGGGAGTTTTACTCGGAGttaacaataatttctAGGATTAGGCATCCAAATGTGACTTTATTTTTAGGGGTCGTAATGTCCCCACTGTATTGCTTAGTTACAGAATTGGTTCCTAATGGATCATTATTTGACCTACTCCACACAAAGAATTCATATTTGACATCCACccaattattgaaaatatctAGGGATATTTGCTGTGGTATGGCATATTTACATGAAAATGGAGTCTTACATTGCGATCTAAAGAGCAGCAATATACTTTTATCTGGGAACTTTAATGTAAAGATTGGTGATTTTGGTTTATCTACTCTTATGGAGTCACCTTTAGAAACAAGAAAAATGTTGGGATGTATCGGAACGCATCACTGGATGGCTCCAGAAATTTTAAGAGGTGAAGGATTTACCAAGTATGCTGATGTATATAGCTTTGGAATCATTCTTTGGGAGATGATTACAAAGAAAATTCCTCATGAAGATC from Cryptosporidium parvum Iowa II chromosome 8, whole genome shotgun sequence encodes the following:
- a CDS encoding Ser/Thr protein kinase with MORN repeats at the N-terminus and a sterile alpha motif (SAM_ domain; translation: MRRVFGFLQAYFNGFFDLIKDDFGTNEINHNNFNSAINWVGNKTILEAEIEELEEEKEEEGEEGSPNENVFLYSNCDAYAGEFQMSKRNGWGVYLKYTGQKFEGLWKDNVRNGFGMQTIGNSIKFVGQFKNNECDGQGIIFHQSGLMYSSNWSKGELVNRKLLFENWKDELLELFPENSKEEVNEKSAQVTSNNIVDDSNGILRKKIKDELENLQNKSNFRPYNLEEKSEVTAKSVNNVNFTENIIGEEGRIQTISSKINNYNAIKTLSNEIESKTLSFYNTDNSAECCLSWNMYQVAYFVKCIGLSKYVKNFILNEIDGCTLPYIGFEELKEMGITEITHIKYIRMSLSLLLKLRLKCIRKQTFTPQKLIDDEYLKSFEIPANELNLKCRIGEGGYGKVYKAIWTTRGITVAVKAFRRRDKHALAREFYSELTIISRIRHPNVTLFLGVVMSPLYCLVTELVPNGSLFDLLHTKNSYLTSTQLLKISRDICCGMAYLHENGVLHCDLKSSNILLSGNFNVKIGDFGLSTLMESPLETRKMLGCIGTHHWMAPEILRGEGFTKYADVYSFGIILWEMITKKIPHEDLNINHIVASVGYGHKELIIPENIPSTIKTVIKKTWSRNVRNRPNFKQLTNIFDQLYQSSILDIEENLLAFFGQ
- a CDS encoding transcription initiation factor IIF/ Rap30 like winged HTH; its protein translation is MNTPDKPDKISMYPSKIHTLVRKGNFVTDDIRRRIKEKTKKSSTIEDTKRIVGAMYESNSQPFIYYDIKSDQMSDEPRNSSLSSIYKKKPATSSSQSSANIEGNNYSSGLSSSANNLNSSSLESLKENIFKIFEEKGSEGVSLKEIEDKTMKPKHILKKIVEEIAVQAGRGGRRHIWYLKPQFIGK
- a CDS encoding diacylglycerol kinase, whose product is MEKEQSKGKLNQNSKNENSIVQNETDKCELCGENTNISNFREYIGNPLAFIYLFYNKLSGGNIETYFTKNLKEIVLDVDGIVTHMNFVDMISDFESGINQVKNSLKITNKDICIIGIGGDGSFSTLVNKFLESIPENKNRLIFAVLPFGTGNDWAKSFGWSSYGNMKFMKDDFSPLIDLARGIFTSNLINFDTWMIEVEIFDSEDSSFQRVNPISQELERVNNNDDEGKKLLLLKRRCINYFSFGEESRVGITFDTYRKRNVLLNRALYGLAGSMFTVNMNNKHQSNTPLSHSTRKIYLEDPEHPNKETNNLECALCPNGTVHSSEDSQENSTCPTLLSSVSLVFLNIETFGGGVKLWKNSKNVGPSISKTSSNLNFGEMVGNLSSFLVNPISLDFDTFKQIKNPKSGDDAESSSRSESDSNYDLESESDINLDSDKSILDLKESDINRLNEEQNDQDIDSLKEDQLNNTAKDNILNIVPDSCDKKLEIMSFSGLIDFSSIFVPYMSTAKRVGQFSPFQTDSQPHFEEELSSKISELEIQNSENNSKSYKKLGNTLKMDFFNKDNSECNSDFIEVYFQIDGEYYLAKEPKQCSVKYDQQIKVLRCIIPYSPFKNIH
- a CDS encoding Sey1p like P-loop GTpase of the RHD3 subfamily with a transmembrane domain near C-terminus — translated: LYNIYSNTKPFKLNYILKGSLTLKKEKKIMRQIIDYDCNFKEEVGEVLKDISTSQNTLGFNVISILGCQSTGKSTLLNTLFGTHFKVLDKLTSGYCQTTKGLWLGCGTESFNSPILIWDVEGTDSLERGEDRATFENRAALFSLAVSDCMILNIPLMNLTTYSSSNFGLLKTILNSWFSLKLDQNGITRGNIRKTTLLFAVRDITINDNDEMLGRKVVQILDLLWRQVAESQNSLGNQIPASFSDIFEVKVYGIPSLPNDYDGFKQVVATIRYDLTTSILPKDYTRRIPLEGLEMYCKTVWKCIVDCQELNIPSQIKLVSRFRCEQAKDDILDEYKKSIKDLQKKMEKREFGFNEFSDCTLLVLENSLAAYFEVASKYDHEMSTNTSISLLVFIFHEFQNAVNSRMSLERQDLRQYTNILDYYKKGIEDHQVQYDKESNEESHYVSFDSSSWVNKELLKFDSLSLKWKTEFPSVISRQHLISPIKEKCIPDILNEISLNSQGKEVFLATYNTQEQRKLLSETLEIHSKKIYEKLVEEFFESLIKDILKEISPLLGDHFLSDPKLKLDDFWELTGSSIVNIHRLLVSKYEQQWITLFKNSNMNEFTSSGLEEEIALQLVLKFIQLIQQQSKYFHINIVDRFKSEFELDQDGVPRQWIGEDAKIMKELFIKAKNNSLQITNVFYPRKDQLIPFSGRSSNLFDKIIENSEDLSGIIALNKDHGNGKFLDSVPLISESNLKEIESKASQEITSIFSKAQLIQSTGRQPQNIPWWIYLLIIILGFDEITYVLTSPVLVTLLLLLASFIYSYLTGNFSSFCNYSQQFVIISTKILHYISGAIHSSLDNRK